A genome region from Labilibaculum antarcticum includes the following:
- a CDS encoding tRNA dihydrouridine synthase: protein MTNFWHNIQTPSFSLAPMEDVTDTSFREIVLQTSQEAKLNILFSEFTSVDGMCHPIGQDKVKHRLRINKSEKALLKQKNVKIIAQIWGKDPEKYYKTAQYIARETDFDGIDINMGCPVKNVVKNGCCSALIAQPDLAKEIILATKEATNLPLSVKTRIGFKEVVTESWISHLLGTPIDALAIHGRIQKQLSNGMADWNEIAKAVQLRNQLAPHIKIIGNGDVDSYEEGLQKVKQYGVDGVMVGRGIFKNPWFFYPDKGDVSMDEKLALLKEHTRVFDESWGKTKNFAILRRFFKIYTSGFIGASALRNLLMNTHNAKEVYETLERFAVSNELKTVNCE, encoded by the coding sequence ATGACCAATTTTTGGCACAACATACAAACTCCCAGCTTCTCACTCGCTCCCATGGAGGACGTTACCGACACCTCGTTTCGCGAGATTGTTTTACAAACTTCGCAGGAAGCGAAACTGAACATTCTATTTTCAGAATTTACTTCCGTTGATGGAATGTGTCACCCCATAGGACAAGATAAGGTAAAGCACCGGTTGCGAATTAATAAATCGGAAAAAGCATTGCTGAAGCAGAAAAACGTTAAGATAATTGCGCAGATCTGGGGAAAAGATCCGGAGAAATATTACAAAACAGCTCAATACATAGCCCGAGAAACCGATTTTGATGGCATAGACATTAACATGGGCTGTCCGGTAAAAAATGTGGTGAAAAATGGCTGTTGCTCGGCCCTTATTGCTCAACCCGATTTGGCCAAAGAAATTATTTTAGCCACAAAAGAAGCTACCAATCTGCCTTTGAGCGTGAAAACCCGAATAGGATTTAAGGAAGTGGTTACCGAATCGTGGATATCCCATTTGCTGGGAACACCTATTGATGCTCTGGCTATTCACGGACGCATACAAAAACAACTGTCAAACGGAATGGCCGATTGGAACGAAATAGCGAAAGCGGTGCAATTAAGGAATCAACTTGCTCCCCACATTAAAATTATTGGTAACGGCGATGTAGACAGTTACGAAGAAGGACTCCAAAAAGTAAAGCAATATGGTGTTGATGGCGTAATGGTAGGTCGTGGTATCTTTAAAAACCCTTGGTTCTTTTATCCCGATAAGGGAGATGTGAGTATGGACGAAAAACTGGCTCTTTTAAAAGAGCACACCCGCGTGTTCGATGAATCTTGGGGGAAAACTAAGAATTTCGCCATACTGAGACGTTTTTTTAAGATTTACACCAGTGGATTTATTGGTGCCTCTGCCCTGCGTAATCTATTAATGAATACGCACAATGCAAAGGAAGTTTACGAAACGCTTGAACGGTTTGCTGTGAGTAATGAACTGAAAACTGTAAACTGTGAGTAA
- the trhO gene encoding oxygen-dependent tRNA uridine(34) hydroxylase TrhO codes for MLLHNKLSKEELKKQLENENFSRKTFSFYRYVIIDNPQEFRDQLYQKWFELDCKGRIYIAREGINAQMSVPEHKLDDFFLFLNSLIELQDMPIKWAVEDDGKSFYKLIVKLRPKIVADGLDDNAYDVTNVGNHLSPIEFHEQISRLDTIVVDMRNHYESEIGHFENAICPDADTFREEIDIVVDDLKDKKDQKVLLYCTGGIRCEKASAYLKHHGFEDVNQLHGGIIAYAQEIKQLGLDSKFRGKNFVFDERLGESINNEVIAKCHQCGATCDTHTNCANDDCHLLFIQCEECRDHYQGCCTDECTEIIQLPLEERKLLRSKFHDKYSKSQIYRKRIRPKLKGIKN; via the coding sequence ATGCTACTTCACAATAAACTTAGCAAAGAAGAACTAAAGAAACAACTTGAAAACGAAAACTTTAGCAGAAAAACGTTTTCATTTTACCGATATGTGATTATTGATAATCCTCAAGAGTTTCGTGATCAATTGTACCAAAAGTGGTTTGAATTAGACTGTAAGGGAAGAATATACATTGCCCGTGAAGGGATTAATGCGCAAATGAGCGTACCGGAACACAAGCTGGACGATTTCTTTTTATTCTTGAATAGTTTGATCGAATTGCAGGACATGCCAATAAAATGGGCTGTAGAAGATGATGGAAAATCATTTTACAAGCTAATCGTTAAGCTTCGACCAAAAATTGTTGCTGACGGATTGGATGATAATGCCTATGATGTAACCAATGTGGGGAATCATCTCTCACCCATTGAGTTTCACGAGCAAATAAGCAGGCTGGATACCATCGTTGTGGATATGCGAAATCATTACGAAAGTGAAATAGGACATTTCGAAAATGCAATTTGCCCCGATGCAGATACCTTTCGCGAGGAAATAGACATTGTGGTTGATGATTTGAAGGACAAAAAGGATCAGAAAGTACTGCTTTACTGCACAGGAGGAATTCGTTGCGAAAAAGCCAGCGCCTATCTCAAACATCATGGTTTCGAGGATGTGAACCAATTGCATGGTGGAATTATCGCCTATGCTCAGGAAATTAAACAGCTTGGGCTGGATTCAAAATTCAGAGGGAAAAACTTTGTGTTTGATGAACGGTTGGGCGAAAGTATTAACAATGAAGTAATAGCTAAGTGTCACCAATGTGGTGCAACTTGCGATACTCATACCAATTGCGCCAACGACGATTGCCATTTGCTCTTTATTCAGTGCGAAGAATGCCGCGATCATTACCAAGGCTGTTGTACCGATGAGTGCACAGAAATTATTCAATTGCCATTGGAAGAACGAAAACTATTGCGATCTAAATTTCACGACAAATACAGTAAAAGTCAGATTTACAGGAAGAGGATCAGGCCAAAGTTGAAGGGAATTAAGAATTAG